A genomic segment from Glycine soja cultivar W05 chromosome 20, ASM419377v2, whole genome shotgun sequence encodes:
- the LOC114402661 gene encoding formate--tetrahydrofolate ligase isoform X1: MSSSTTVRKLQVVSPVPADIDIANSVEPVHISQIAKDLNLSPNHYDLYGKYKAKVLLSVLDELQGSEDGYYVVVGGITPTPLGEGKSTTTVGLCQALGAFLDKKVVTCLRQPSQGPTFGIKGGAAGGGYSQVIPMDEFNLHLTGDIHAITAANNLLAAAIDTRIFHESTQSDKALFNRLCPPNKEGKRSFSDVMFRRLTKLGISKTNPDDLTPEEVNKFARLDIDPNSITWRRVMDINDRFLRKIAIGQGPDEKGMVRETGFDISVASEIMAVLALTTSLADMRERLGKMVIGNSKSGDPVTADDLGVGGALTVLMKDAIHPTLMQTLEGTPVLVHAGPFANIAHGNSSIVADKIALKLVGPGGFVVTEAGFGADIGAEKFMNIKCRYSGLTPQCAIIVATIRALKMHGGGPAVVAGRPLDHAYLTENVALVEAGCVNMARHISNTKSYGVNVVVAINKFSTDTEAELNAVRSAALAAGAYDAVICTHHANGGKGAVDLGIAVQKACENVTQPLKFLYPVDLSIKEKIEAIAKSYGASGVEYSEQAEKQIEMYSKQGFSGLPICMAKTQYSFSDNAAAKGAPSGFVLPIRDVRASIGAGFIYPLVGTMSTMPGLPTRPCFYDIDLDTTTGKVIGLS; the protein is encoded by the exons ATGAGTTCCTCAACTACAGTGAGGAAGTTGCAGGTGGTGTCCCCTGTTCCTGCGGACATAGACATTGCAAACTCCGTTGAACCCGTTCATATCTCCCAGATTGCCAAAGACCTCAACCTTAGTCCCAATCACTATGACCTTTACGGTAAATACAAGGCTAAG GTTTTGTTGTCGGTTCTTGATGAGCTTCAAGGATCAGAAGATGGGTATTATGTTGTGGTCGGAGGCATTACTCCGACTCCTCTCGGGGAAGGCAAATCTACTACTACAGTGGGGCTCTGTCAAGCTTTAGGTGCTTTTCTTGATAAAAAG GTAGTCACCTGCCTTCGTCAACCATCGCAAGGACCTACTTTTGGAATTAAAGGAGGTGCAGCTGGTGGTGGCTATAGCCAAGTTATTCCCATGGATGAATTCAATCTTCATCTAACAGGAGATATTCATGCAATAACTGCAGCAAACAATCTTCTAGCTGCTGCAATTGATACCCGAATTTTCCATGAGTCAACACAGTCAGATAAGGCTCTTTTTAACCGGTTGTGCCCTCCAAATAAAGAAGGGAAAAGGAGCTTTAGTGATGTCATGTTCAGGCGTCTTACGAAGCTTGGCATTTCAAAGACCAATCCAGATGATCTTACACCAGAAGAAGTAAATAAATTTGCTAGGCTTGATATTGACCCAAATTCTATCACATGGAGGAGAGTAATGGACATCAATGATCGATTCTTGAGAAAAATTGCTATTGGCCAGGGACCTGACGAGAAAGGAATGGTGAGAGAAACAGGCTTTGATATTTCAGTTGCTAGTGAGATTATGGCTGTTTTGGCACTGACAACATCCTTAGCTGATATGCGAGAGAGGCTTGGGAAAATGGTTATTGGGAATAGCAAGAGTGGTGACCCTGTAACTGCTGATGATCTAGGTGTTGGAGGTGCTTTAACAGTTTTAATGAAGGATGCCATTCACCCTACCCTTATGCAGACTCTGGAAGGAACTCCTGTTCTTGTTCATGCAGGTCCATTTGCAAATATTGCTCATGGGAATTCTTCTATTGTGGCTGATAAGATTGCACTAAAGTTAGTTGGACCAGGTGGATTTGTAGTTACTGAAGCTGGTTTTGGTGCTGATATTGGAGCTGAAAAGTTTATGAACATTAAGTGTCGTTATAGTGGTTTGACACCTCAATGTGCGATTATTGTGGCAACTATCAGAGCACTAAAAATGCATGGTGGAGGGCCTGCAGTTGTTGCTGGAAGACCTCTTGACCATGCATATTTGACTGAAAATGTTGCCCTGGTTGAGGCTGGTTGTGTGAACATGGCACGACATATATCAAATACAAAATCTTATGGTGTAAATGTTGTAGTTGCCATCAACAAGTTTTCAACTGACACTGAAGCCGAGCTAAATGCAGTTCGAAGTGCTGCATTAGCTGCTGGAGCTTATGATGCTGTAATTTGTACCCATCATGCGAATGGTGGCAAAGGAGCC GTTGACCTGGGCATTGCAGTTCAAAAAGCCTGCGAGAATGTGACACAGCCATTGAAGTTCCTGTATCCTGTTGACCTGagtataaaagagaaaatagagGCAATAGCAAAGTCATATGGAGCCAGTGGTGTTGAGTACTCAGAACAG GCTGAGAAGCAGATTGAGATGTATAGCAAGCAAGGATTTTCAGGTCTTCCAATATGCATGGCTAAGACTCAGTATTCTTTCTCAGACAATGCTGCAGCAAAGGGAGCTCCAAGTGGGTTTGTCTTACCCATAAGGGATGTAAGAGCTAGTATAGGCGCTGGATTTATTTATCCTTTAGTTGGAACAATGAGTACGATGCCAGGGCTTCCTACAAGGCCATGCTTCTATGACATTGATCTGGATACAACAACTGGAAAAGTCATTGGTCTCTCTTAA
- the LOC114402661 gene encoding formate--tetrahydrofolate ligase isoform X2 yields MDEFNLHLTGDIHAITAANNLLAAAIDTRIFHESTQSDKALFNRLCPPNKEGKRSFSDVMFRRLTKLGISKTNPDDLTPEEVNKFARLDIDPNSITWRRVMDINDRFLRKIAIGQGPDEKGMVRETGFDISVASEIMAVLALTTSLADMRERLGKMVIGNSKSGDPVTADDLGVGGALTVLMKDAIHPTLMQTLEGTPVLVHAGPFANIAHGNSSIVADKIALKLVGPGGFVVTEAGFGADIGAEKFMNIKCRYSGLTPQCAIIVATIRALKMHGGGPAVVAGRPLDHAYLTENVALVEAGCVNMARHISNTKSYGVNVVVAINKFSTDTEAELNAVRSAALAAGAYDAVICTHHANGGKGAVDLGIAVQKACENVTQPLKFLYPVDLSIKEKIEAIAKSYGASGVEYSEQAEKQIEMYSKQGFSGLPICMAKTQYSFSDNAAAKGAPSGFVLPIRDVRASIGAGFIYPLVGTMSTMPGLPTRPCFYDIDLDTTTGKVIGLS; encoded by the exons ATGGATGAATTCAATCTTCATCTAACAGGAGATATTCATGCAATAACTGCAGCAAACAATCTTCTAGCTGCTGCAATTGATACCCGAATTTTCCATGAGTCAACACAGTCAGATAAGGCTCTTTTTAACCGGTTGTGCCCTCCAAATAAAGAAGGGAAAAGGAGCTTTAGTGATGTCATGTTCAGGCGTCTTACGAAGCTTGGCATTTCAAAGACCAATCCAGATGATCTTACACCAGAAGAAGTAAATAAATTTGCTAGGCTTGATATTGACCCAAATTCTATCACATGGAGGAGAGTAATGGACATCAATGATCGATTCTTGAGAAAAATTGCTATTGGCCAGGGACCTGACGAGAAAGGAATGGTGAGAGAAACAGGCTTTGATATTTCAGTTGCTAGTGAGATTATGGCTGTTTTGGCACTGACAACATCCTTAGCTGATATGCGAGAGAGGCTTGGGAAAATGGTTATTGGGAATAGCAAGAGTGGTGACCCTGTAACTGCTGATGATCTAGGTGTTGGAGGTGCTTTAACAGTTTTAATGAAGGATGCCATTCACCCTACCCTTATGCAGACTCTGGAAGGAACTCCTGTTCTTGTTCATGCAGGTCCATTTGCAAATATTGCTCATGGGAATTCTTCTATTGTGGCTGATAAGATTGCACTAAAGTTAGTTGGACCAGGTGGATTTGTAGTTACTGAAGCTGGTTTTGGTGCTGATATTGGAGCTGAAAAGTTTATGAACATTAAGTGTCGTTATAGTGGTTTGACACCTCAATGTGCGATTATTGTGGCAACTATCAGAGCACTAAAAATGCATGGTGGAGGGCCTGCAGTTGTTGCTGGAAGACCTCTTGACCATGCATATTTGACTGAAAATGTTGCCCTGGTTGAGGCTGGTTGTGTGAACATGGCACGACATATATCAAATACAAAATCTTATGGTGTAAATGTTGTAGTTGCCATCAACAAGTTTTCAACTGACACTGAAGCCGAGCTAAATGCAGTTCGAAGTGCTGCATTAGCTGCTGGAGCTTATGATGCTGTAATTTGTACCCATCATGCGAATGGTGGCAAAGGAGCC GTTGACCTGGGCATTGCAGTTCAAAAAGCCTGCGAGAATGTGACACAGCCATTGAAGTTCCTGTATCCTGTTGACCTGagtataaaagagaaaatagagGCAATAGCAAAGTCATATGGAGCCAGTGGTGTTGAGTACTCAGAACAG GCTGAGAAGCAGATTGAGATGTATAGCAAGCAAGGATTTTCAGGTCTTCCAATATGCATGGCTAAGACTCAGTATTCTTTCTCAGACAATGCTGCAGCAAAGGGAGCTCCAAGTGGGTTTGTCTTACCCATAAGGGATGTAAGAGCTAGTATAGGCGCTGGATTTATTTATCCTTTAGTTGGAACAATGAGTACGATGCCAGGGCTTCCTACAAGGCCATGCTTCTATGACATTGATCTGGATACAACAACTGGAAAAGTCATTGGTCTCTCTTAA